The Vibrio gallaecicus genome contains a region encoding:
- a CDS encoding DUF1244 domain-containing protein, producing the protein MAEFKYKNLSQEEQDKLDAASFRRLLAHLDDNKDVQNIDLMILAGFCRNCFSKWYKAEAEQLGVDIDIDDARERVYGMTYDEWKQNHQPKATAEQLAAFEAKQKD; encoded by the coding sequence GTGGCAGAATTCAAATACAAGAACCTTTCTCAAGAAGAACAAGATAAGTTAGATGCGGCATCATTCCGTCGTTTGCTTGCACACTTAGATGATAATAAAGATGTTCAAAATATTGATTTGATGATCTTAGCGGGTTTCTGCCGTAACTGTTTTAGTAAATGGTACAAAGCAGAAGCTGAACAGTTAGGAGTAGATATCGATATAGATGATGCGCGTGAGCGTGTGTATGGCATGACTTACGATGAGTGGAAGCAAAACCACCAGCCAAAAGCGACAGCTGAACAGCTTGCTGCTTTTGAAGCAAAGCAAAAAGATTAA
- a CDS encoding DUF5062 family protein — MSKTTKLHNEDKLVKKALEVGLKMAKMQGLNLPTTPQPLKTKAVYLFLVEVNQITPLPDEKLDGANIKKRLALWIHKVLPDNDPLK; from the coding sequence ATGTCAAAAACAACAAAGTTACATAATGAAGACAAGCTAGTAAAAAAAGCTCTGGAAGTCGGTTTAAAAATGGCAAAAATGCAAGGGTTGAACTTGCCTACTACTCCGCAGCCTTTGAAAACGAAAGCTGTTTATTTGTTTTTAGTTGAGGTGAATCAGATCACTCCTCTTCCTGATGAAAAATTAGATGGAGCGAATATTAAGAAGAGGTTAGCACTTTGGATACATAAGGTATTGCCTGATAACGATCCTCTGAAGTAG
- the vexH gene encoding vibriobactin export RND transporter permease subunit VexH, producing the protein MLLSDVSVKRPVAALVLSLLLVVFGIVSFSKLAVREMPDIENPVVSISTRYEGASATIIESQITSNLEDQLSGISGIDEIESTTRNGSSRITITFELGYDLNTGVSDVRDAVARAQRSLPDEADDPIVYKNNGSGEASVYINLSSTEMDRTQLTDYTERVLIDRFSLISGVSSVDISGGLYKVMYVKLKPALMAGRGVTASDITSALKNENIESPGGEVRNDAIVMSVRTARSYTEARDFEYLVVKRASDNSPIYLKDVADVYIGAENENSTFKSDGVVNVSMGIVPQSDANPLEVADLVHKAVEDIQKFLPDGTRLAVDYDSTVFIDRSISEVYSTLFITGGLVILVLYVFIGQARATLIPAVTVPVSLISSFIAAYYFGFSINLITLMALILSIGLVVDDAIVVVENIFHHIERGESPLLAAYKGTREVGFAVIATTLVLVMVFLPISFMDGMVGLLFTEFSVLLAMSVIFSSIVALTLTPVLGSKILKANVKPNRFNMFVERIFGKLESGYKGILRRALNWRWAAPIVIIACMGGSYGLMQQVPAQLTPQEDRGVIFAFVRGADATSYNRMSANMDIVEERLMPLLGQGFLKSFSIQSPAFGGNAGDQTGFVIMILDDWNEREETAQEALNVVRKSLTGIPDVRVFPFMPGFRGGSSEPVQFVLGGSDYNELQKWADILKQAAEDSPMMEGADIDYSEKTPELLVTVDKQRAAELGVTVSDISDTLEIMLGGKSETTFVERGEEYDVYLRGDENSFNNATDLSQIYMRTQSGELVTLDALTNIEEVASSIRLSHYNKQKSVTITANLMDGYTLGDALDFLDQQAIEQLPGDISVSYSGESKDFKENQSSILVVFALAMLVAYLVLAAQFESFINPLVVMFTVPMGIFGGFLGLVVMSQGLNVYSQIGMIMLIGMVTKNGILIVEFANQLRDRGIEFEKAIIDAAARRLRPILMTAFTTLAGAIPLITSTGAGYESRVAVGTVIFFGMGFATLVTLFVIPAMYRLISGSTRSPGHVEAVLNKELSHDTVGRTNHG; encoded by the coding sequence ATGCTGTTATCTGACGTCTCCGTCAAGAGACCAGTCGCAGCCCTGGTATTGAGTTTGCTTCTGGTTGTATTCGGTATTGTGTCATTCTCGAAACTTGCTGTGAGAGAAATGCCAGATATTGAAAACCCTGTCGTCTCCATTAGTACTCGGTATGAAGGTGCATCTGCAACCATCATTGAAAGTCAGATAACGTCGAATTTAGAAGATCAGTTATCAGGCATAAGTGGGATCGATGAAATCGAATCCACGACTCGAAACGGCTCTTCACGGATCACCATTACGTTTGAATTAGGTTATGACCTTAATACTGGTGTCAGTGATGTTCGTGATGCCGTTGCGCGTGCTCAGCGTTCATTACCTGATGAAGCCGATGACCCTATTGTTTATAAAAATAATGGTAGTGGTGAAGCGTCTGTTTATATCAACCTAAGTTCGACAGAAATGGACCGAACGCAGTTAACCGATTATACAGAGCGTGTATTGATTGATCGCTTTAGTTTGATTTCAGGTGTGAGTTCAGTCGATATATCAGGTGGCTTGTACAAAGTCATGTATGTGAAACTGAAACCGGCATTAATGGCTGGGCGCGGCGTCACTGCTTCTGATATTACTTCAGCATTGAAAAATGAAAACATCGAAAGTCCTGGCGGTGAAGTTAGAAATGACGCCATTGTCATGTCAGTTCGAACCGCCCGTTCATACACTGAAGCCAGAGATTTCGAGTATTTAGTGGTTAAGCGAGCTTCAGATAACTCACCTATCTATTTAAAAGATGTAGCAGATGTTTATATCGGCGCTGAAAACGAAAATTCGACCTTTAAGAGTGACGGTGTTGTCAACGTCAGCATGGGTATTGTCCCTCAATCAGATGCTAACCCACTTGAAGTCGCTGACTTAGTGCATAAAGCCGTTGAGGATATTCAAAAATTCTTACCTGATGGCACTAGGCTAGCAGTTGATTACGACTCGACTGTTTTTATCGACCGTTCAATTTCAGAGGTGTATAGCACACTCTTTATTACTGGTGGTTTAGTTATACTTGTGCTTTATGTCTTTATAGGCCAAGCACGCGCAACGCTCATTCCAGCAGTGACGGTTCCAGTATCTTTGATTTCATCATTCATTGCTGCTTACTACTTTGGTTTCTCAATTAACCTTATTACGCTGATGGCGTTGATCTTGTCCATCGGTTTAGTTGTTGATGATGCCATCGTAGTCGTTGAAAACATTTTCCACCATATTGAGCGTGGAGAATCTCCTCTACTTGCTGCTTATAAAGGGACACGAGAAGTAGGGTTTGCTGTTATTGCGACAACACTCGTGCTTGTAATGGTGTTCCTGCCTATTTCGTTTATGGACGGAATGGTTGGTTTATTGTTCACTGAGTTTTCCGTGTTGCTTGCAATGTCGGTAATTTTCTCATCGATAGTGGCGCTAACATTAACACCAGTTCTTGGAAGTAAAATTCTAAAAGCTAATGTGAAGCCTAATCGTTTCAATATGTTTGTTGAACGTATATTTGGCAAATTAGAAAGCGGTTATAAAGGTATTTTACGTCGAGCGTTGAATTGGCGTTGGGCCGCTCCTATCGTCATCATTGCGTGTATGGGAGGCAGCTACGGTTTAATGCAACAAGTACCTGCTCAGTTAACACCTCAAGAAGACCGAGGCGTAATTTTTGCGTTTGTGCGTGGTGCAGATGCAACCAGTTATAACCGTATGTCTGCGAACATGGACATTGTTGAAGAACGCTTAATGCCATTACTTGGTCAAGGGTTCTTGAAATCATTCAGTATTCAATCTCCAGCCTTTGGCGGTAATGCCGGTGACCAAACTGGATTCGTTATCATGATCTTAGACGATTGGAATGAACGAGAAGAAACCGCTCAAGAGGCATTGAATGTCGTTCGTAAGTCACTTACGGGTATTCCTGATGTCCGAGTTTTCCCATTCATGCCGGGTTTCCGAGGTGGTTCGAGTGAGCCTGTACAATTCGTACTTGGTGGGTCTGATTACAATGAACTTCAAAAGTGGGCTGACATCTTAAAGCAAGCTGCGGAAGATTCCCCAATGATGGAAGGTGCCGATATAGATTACTCGGAAAAAACACCTGAATTATTGGTAACGGTTGATAAGCAGCGTGCCGCTGAGCTTGGTGTTACTGTGTCGGATATTTCCGATACATTAGAAATTATGCTGGGCGGGAAAAGTGAGACAACATTTGTTGAGCGTGGTGAAGAATATGACGTTTATTTACGTGGTGATGAGAATAGCTTTAACAACGCCACTGATTTAAGCCAAATATACATGCGTACGCAATCGGGTGAGTTAGTGACATTAGATGCGCTCACTAATATCGAAGAAGTCGCTTCGTCGATTCGTTTATCTCACTACAACAAGCAAAAGTCAGTGACCATTACAGCGAATTTAATGGATGGATATACACTTGGTGATGCACTCGACTTTCTTGACCAACAAGCAATAGAGCAGCTACCTGGTGATATCTCTGTGAGCTATTCAGGTGAGTCGAAAGATTTTAAAGAGAATCAATCCAGCATTTTGGTGGTGTTTGCTCTAGCTATGTTAGTGGCTTATTTAGTGCTGGCTGCTCAATTTGAAAGCTTCATTAACCCATTAGTTGTTATGTTTACTGTGCCTATGGGGATCTTTGGTGGTTTCTTAGGGCTAGTAGTGATGAGCCAAGGGCTGAATGTGTACAGTCAAATTGGTATGATCATGCTGATTGGTATGGTAACGAAAAATGGTATTTTGATTGTTGAGTTTGCTAACCAACTGCGTGATAGAGGCATTGAGTTCGAGAAAGCAATTATTGATGCTGCAGCAAGACGTTTACGCCCAATATTAATGACCGCGTTTACGACATTAGCGGGTGCTATTCCACTAATTACCTCAACGGGTGCCGGTTATGAAAGCCGAGTGGCCGTTGGTACGGTGATCTTTTTTGGTATGGGTTTCGCGACATTAGTTACGCTCTTTGTTATTCCTGCTATGTATCGCTTAATCTCTGGTTCAACTCGTTCTCCTGGGCATGTTGAAGCTGTACTTAATAAAGAACTGAGTCATGATACTGTCGGAAGAACGAACCACGGTTAG
- a CDS encoding PLP-dependent cysteine synthase family protein, whose product MCTDHQWINNAIRKIEADYQRSADTHLIKLDLPSIEGIDVYLKDESTHPTGSLKHRLARSLFLYAICNGWIGPETTVIESSSGSTAVSEAYFARLLGLPFIAVMPKSTAQTKIDQIEYYGGQAHLVDRSDQIYAESYRLADELNGHYMDQFTYAERATDWRGNNNIANSIFNQMQMEDHPVPTWVVMSPGTGGTSATIGRFIRYQQHETKLCVVDPENSVFHDYFKTGDKHITGDKGSKIEGIGRPRVEPSFITGVIDEMRTIPDAASIATTHWLSEMLGRKVGASTGTNMYGVLQLASDMKARGEKGSIVTLLCDSGERYLDTYFNDEWIRENIGDLKEYTAKLKTFDQTGEM is encoded by the coding sequence ATGTGTACAGACCATCAATGGATCAATAACGCCATCCGTAAAATCGAAGCCGATTACCAACGTTCTGCGGATACTCATCTAATCAAACTCGATCTTCCCAGCATCGAAGGTATTGATGTTTATCTAAAAGATGAGAGTACGCACCCAACAGGTTCTCTTAAGCACCGCTTAGCTCGTTCATTATTCCTTTACGCCATTTGCAATGGTTGGATTGGTCCTGAAACAACGGTTATCGAATCATCTTCTGGTAGCACTGCGGTTTCAGAAGCTTACTTTGCTCGCTTACTCGGTCTACCTTTCATTGCTGTGATGCCAAAATCTACAGCTCAAACTAAAATTGACCAAATTGAGTACTATGGCGGGCAAGCACATTTGGTCGATCGTTCTGACCAAATTTACGCAGAATCTTACCGTTTAGCTGATGAACTCAATGGTCACTACATGGATCAGTTTACTTACGCAGAGCGTGCAACGGATTGGCGAGGGAACAACAACATCGCTAACTCCATTTTCAACCAAATGCAGATGGAAGATCATCCGGTTCCAACATGGGTAGTGATGAGCCCAGGCACTGGTGGTACTTCAGCGACGATTGGACGATTCATTCGTTACCAGCAGCATGAAACAAAACTGTGCGTCGTTGACCCTGAAAACTCGGTTTTCCACGATTACTTTAAAACGGGTGATAAGCATATTACTGGTGACAAAGGCAGTAAGATTGAAGGTATTGGTCGCCCACGTGTAGAGCCAAGTTTTATCACTGGGGTGATTGATGAAATGCGCACGATCCCTGATGCAGCCAGTATTGCCACTACGCACTGGTTGTCTGAGATGTTAGGCCGAAAAGTAGGTGCTTCGACTGGTACGAATATGTATGGGGTTCTTCAATTAGCATCTGACATGAAAGCGCGAGGGGAGAAAGGCTCTATCGTGACTTTATTATGCGATAGCGGTGAACGATACCTAGATACTTATTTTAACGATGAGTGGATTCGTGAAAATATTGGCGACTTAAAAGAGTATACTGCAAAACTAAAAACCTTCGACCAAACTGGCGAAATGTAA
- a CDS encoding efflux RND transporter periplasmic adaptor subunit yields the protein MKNKTIISLLSLSILMASPVAMSKRMGPSSVTVVTEQVDIHQVNQSLSLIGKLEAEQSVIISSEVSGKVDSIHIKANQEVKQGQVLVLLNDDKAKAAVAEAKAYLKDEQRKLAEFERLVKRNAITQTEIDAQKTNVDIANARLSAENANLKDLHITAPFAGTVGFIDFSRGKMVSAGTELVTLDDLSVMQLDLQIPERYLSKLSEGMEVTAQTSAWGDTVFTGTVVGVDSRINEETLNLRVRIHFDNESRQLKPGMLTAANMNFPAIEAPIIPVQALEYSGTKRFVYVVGEDNKATRTEVFLGARIGNEVVIDRGIEIGQKIVVQGIVNMRDGVAVQELGVSKSTAQKDKPAKEGAN from the coding sequence ATGAAAAACAAAACAATTATCTCACTGCTAAGTCTGTCTATTCTCATGGCTTCGCCAGTTGCAATGTCAAAACGTATGGGACCAAGCTCAGTTACTGTAGTGACAGAGCAAGTTGATATTCACCAAGTTAATCAATCGCTTTCTTTGATCGGAAAATTAGAAGCTGAGCAATCGGTTATTATTTCTTCAGAAGTATCAGGGAAAGTGGATTCCATCCATATAAAAGCGAATCAAGAAGTAAAGCAGGGACAAGTTCTGGTTTTACTGAATGATGACAAAGCCAAAGCAGCAGTTGCTGAAGCTAAAGCCTACTTAAAAGATGAACAACGTAAACTTGCAGAATTTGAGCGCTTAGTTAAGCGCAATGCAATTACACAAACCGAAATAGATGCACAGAAAACGAATGTTGATATAGCAAATGCTCGTTTATCTGCTGAAAACGCTAATTTGAAAGACTTGCACATTACTGCTCCGTTTGCGGGTACTGTCGGCTTTATCGACTTTAGCCGTGGCAAGATGGTTAGCGCAGGGACTGAACTCGTCACCCTTGATGATCTTTCTGTTATGCAATTGGATCTACAAATTCCTGAGCGTTACCTATCTAAATTATCTGAAGGTATGGAAGTGACGGCTCAAACTAGCGCGTGGGGAGATACTGTTTTCACCGGTACCGTGGTTGGTGTTGATTCTCGAATTAATGAAGAAACCTTAAATTTACGTGTACGTATTCACTTTGATAATGAAAGTCGTCAGCTAAAGCCTGGTATGTTGACCGCGGCTAATATGAATTTCCCAGCGATTGAAGCGCCTATCATTCCTGTTCAGGCTCTAGAATACTCCGGTACCAAGCGATTTGTGTATGTGGTGGGTGAAGATAATAAAGCGACTCGTACCGAAGTGTTCTTAGGTGCACGTATTGGTAATGAAGTAGTTATCGATAGAGGCATTGAAATCGGCCAAAAGATCGTAGTTCAGGGCATTGTTAATATGCGTGATGGTGTTGCTGTTCAAGAACTGGGTGTATCAAAATCTACTGCTCAAAAAGATAAGCCAGCAAAAGAAGGGGCTAACTAA
- a CDS encoding Tim44 domain-containing protein, translating to MKRFFSLIAIMFVTVAVTPIAEAKKFGGGKSFGKSFKTAPAQKKQNTDTIQQNQAGKTAANKSSSKKGLMGGILGGLLAGGLLAAFFGGAFEGIQFMDMLIMGLIAFLAFKFLRKMLGAKQGSMNQGGRQPAFGGMNQNKFEQPKQPQQPNVHNFEQAQPQSQNQAGGFGFGAQSDVPHNYPPGFDQAAFINGSREHYRTLQGAWNHNELNTIEEYVSASLFEDLKAERNKLEGEQNTDVMYVDAEIVRADHDASKAQLSLQFSGRYRDTAEGVEEDITDVWHLERDLTVPNAPWLIVGIQG from the coding sequence ATGAAACGATTTTTCTCACTAATCGCGATCATGTTTGTAACTGTCGCGGTGACACCAATCGCAGAAGCGAAAAAATTTGGTGGTGGTAAGTCATTTGGCAAAAGTTTCAAAACGGCCCCAGCACAAAAAAAACAAAATACGGACACGATTCAACAAAATCAAGCTGGTAAAACTGCTGCCAATAAAAGCTCAAGTAAAAAGGGCTTGATGGGCGGTATTTTAGGTGGACTTCTTGCCGGTGGTCTTTTAGCTGCATTTTTTGGGGGCGCATTTGAAGGTATCCAATTTATGGATATGCTCATCATGGGTCTAATTGCATTCTTGGCATTCAAGTTTTTACGCAAAATGCTTGGTGCTAAGCAAGGCTCGATGAATCAGGGTGGTCGCCAACCTGCTTTCGGTGGTATGAATCAAAATAAATTTGAGCAGCCAAAGCAACCGCAACAGCCTAATGTACATAACTTTGAACAAGCTCAACCTCAGTCACAAAATCAAGCTGGTGGTTTTGGGTTTGGTGCTCAAAGTGATGTTCCGCACAATTACCCACCGGGTTTTGATCAGGCGGCATTCATTAATGGTTCTCGTGAGCATTACCGTACACTGCAAGGTGCATGGAATCACAACGAATTGAATACGATTGAAGAATACGTTTCAGCAAGTCTATTTGAAGACTTGAAAGCAGAACGTAATAAGCTAGAAGGTGAGCAGAATACAGACGTAATGTATGTTGATGCTGAGATCGTTCGAGCAGATCATGATGCGAGCAAAGCACAACTTAGCTTACAATTTAGTGGTCGTTACCGTGATACCGCTGAAGGTGTAGAAGAAGACATCACTGATGTTTGGCACCTAGAGCGTGATTTAACGGTTCCAAATGCACCATGGTTGATTGTTGGTATCCAAGGTTAA
- a CDS encoding Lrp/AsnC family transcriptional regulator, which produces MLDSVDKKILGLLQQDSTLSLSDMAEAVNLTTTPCWKRLKRLEEEGVIEKRVALLNPEKLDLSFTAFVLIKTSDHSHEWYGRFVSTVSEFPEVMEFYRMAGEYDYMMKVQVRDMKCFDEFYKRLVNSVDGISNVTSTFAMEPLKYTTALPIC; this is translated from the coding sequence ATGTTAGATTCGGTTGATAAAAAAATACTGGGGTTGTTGCAGCAAGACAGTACATTATCTTTAAGTGATATGGCTGAAGCTGTAAATTTAACGACTACACCGTGCTGGAAAAGGTTAAAGCGTTTAGAAGAAGAAGGGGTGATAGAAAAGCGAGTCGCTTTGTTGAACCCAGAAAAGCTGGACCTTTCTTTTACCGCTTTTGTCCTAATAAAAACCAGTGATCATTCTCATGAATGGTATGGTCGATTTGTCAGTACTGTCTCAGAGTTTCCGGAGGTAATGGAATTTTATCGCATGGCCGGCGAATATGATTACATGATGAAGGTGCAGGTGAGAGATATGAAATGCTTCGATGAATTCTATAAGCGTTTAGTGAATAGCGTTGATGGGATTTCGAACGTCACTTCTACTTTTGCCATGGAGCCATTGAAATATACAACCGCTCTGCCTATCTGTTAA